Part of the Lolium rigidum isolate FL_2022 chromosome 6, APGP_CSIRO_Lrig_0.1, whole genome shotgun sequence genome, ctatatttttattcggccacatcttatgtgctttgcttggagcgtcggtttgtttttgtttttgttttgtttgaataaaatggatcctagcattcactttgtgggagagagacacgctccgctgtagcatatggacaagtatatccttaggctctactcatagtattcatggcgaagtttctgcttcgttaattgttatatggttggaaacggaaaatgctacatgtagtaattggtaaaatgtcttgaataatttgatacttggcaattgttgtgctcatgtttaagctcttgcatcatatactttgcacctattaatgaagaaatacatagagcttgctaaaatttggtttgcataattggtctctctaaggtctagataatttctagtattgagtttgaacaacaaggaagacggtgtagagtcttataatgtttacaatatgttttttatgtgagttttgctgcaccggttcatccttgtgtttgtttcaaataaccttgctagcctaaaccttgtatcgagagggaatacttctcatgcatccaaaatccttgagccaaccactatgccatttgtgtccaccatacctacctactacatggtatttctccgccattccaaagtaaattgcttgaagtgctacctttaaatttctatcatctacctttacaatatatagctcatgggacaaatagcttaaaaactattgtggtattgaatatgtacttatgcattttatttcttataagttgcttgttgtgcgataaccatgttcctggggacgccatcaactactctttgttgaaaatcatgtgagttgctatgcatgttcgtcttgtctgaagtaagggcgatctaccactttatggttagagcgtgcatcttgttagagaagagcattgggccgctaactaaagccatgatccatggtggaagtttcagttttggacatatatcctcaatctcatatgagaaaattaattgttgctacacgcttatgcataaaagaggagtccattatctgttgtctatgttgtcccggtatggatgtctaagttgagaataatcaatagcgagaaatccaatgcgagctttctccttagacctttgtacgaggcggcatagaggtacccctttgtgacacttggttaaaacatgtgcattgcgataatcccggtagtccaagctaattaggacaaggtgcgggcactattagtatactatgcatgaggcctgcaacttgtaagatataatttacatgatacatatgctttattactaccgttgacaaaattgtttcttgctttcaaaaccaaagctctagcacaaatatagcaatcaatgcttccctctgcgaagggacattcttttacttttatgttgagtctgtttacccatttctctctatcttagaagcaaacacttgtgattaactatgcattgattcttacatacttgcttattgcacttgttatattgctttgcattgacaaactatcattgaaatatacatgttacaagttgaaagcaaccgctgaaacttaatcttcctatgtgttgcttcaatacctttactttgatttattgctttatgagttaactcttatgcaagacttattgatgcttgtctttaagtactattcatgaaaagtctttgctttatgattcacttgtttactcatgtcattaccattgttttgatcgctgcattcattacatatgtttacaaatagtatgatcaaggttatgatggcatgtcacttcagaaattatctttgttatcgttttacctgctcgggacgagcagaactaagcttggggatgctgatacgtctccgacgtatcgataatttcttatgttccatgccacattattgatgatatctacatgttttgtgcacattatatgtcatatttatgcgttttccggaactaacctattgacgagatgccgaagggccagttccggttttctgctgtttttggtttcgaagtcctagtaacgaaatattctcggaatcggacgaaatcaagacccgagcatcctattttgcccggaagcatccagaacacccgagaaccgccagagagggggcacgggcccacgggaccataggccggcgcggcctgggtgtggcccgcgccaccctatggtgtcgccgcctcttcgaccctccgacgccgcctcttcgcctataagaagcccctcgacctaaaaccacgatacggaaaagccacggtacgagaaaccttccagagccgccgccatcgcgaagccaagatctgggggacaggagtctctgttccggcacgccgccgggacggggaagtgccccggaaggctcctccatcgacaccaccgccatctccatcaacgctgcttgtctcccatgaggagggagtagttctccatcaaggctcggggctgtaccggtagctatgtggttcatctctctcctatgtgcttcaatacaataatctcatgagctgccttacatgattgagattcatatgatgatgcttgtaatctagatgtcgttatgctagtcaagtgaattttacttatgtgatctccggagactccttgtcccacgtgtgtaaaggtgacgagtgtgtgcaccgtgtgggtctcttaggctatatttcacagaatacttattcactgttatgaatggcgtagtgaagtgcttatttatatctctttatgattgcaatgtggtttgtatcacaatttatccatgtgctactctagtgatgttattaaagtagttctattcctcctgcacggtgtaatggtgacagtgtgtgcatccgtgttagtacttggcgtatgctatgatcatgatctcttgtagattgtgaagttaactattgctatgatagtattgatgtgatctattcctcctacatggtgtgaaggtgacaggtgtgcatgctgtgctagtacttggtttagtcgtgtcgatctttcatgcactctaaggttatttaaatatgaacattgaattgtggagcttgttaactccggcattgagggttcgtgtaatcctatgcaatgtgttcatcatccaacaaaagagtgtagagtatgcatttatctattctgttatgtgatcaaagttgagagtgtccactagtgaaagtctaatccctaggccttgttcctaaatactgctatcgctgcttgtttactgttttactgcgttactactgctgccatattaccaccatcaactacacgccagcaagctattttctggcgccgttactactgctcatattcattcataccacctgtatttcactatctcttcgccgaactagtgcacctattaggtgtgttggggacacaagagacttcttgctttgtggttgcagggttgcatgagagggatatctttgacctcttcctccctgagatcgataaaccttgggtgatccacttaagggaaagttgctgctgttttacaaacctctgctcttggaggcccaacactgtctacaagaatagaagctcccgtagacatcatccatTCATGCAAAACAAAGGCCTCAGGGTTTTGGAGGAATCAGATGTCAACATCCCGCTTTCTGTCTTCGTGGAGTCGAGACACGTTATTTTGTTTTGAACTCAGACACGCTATATTGAAGAGGTGTGCTCCCCCACTCGCCCCCCTCTCAACACTAAAGTTAAATGGATAAGTTAGCCATGAAAAGGTATCAGATCCTGACCAACCATCCACGGTGGGCTAAAGTTTGGAGAGGGGAGACGCCTAAGCAAAAGCCTATATTAAATGCAAAAATGTTTTTCCTAGATCAGTCTGCGTAAGAAAAAAAAAGTACAGTAGAAGTTTCAGAGGATATAGTTTATGTATAGAAAAATTCATTGAATATTATTTTGAACAAATGAACTTTCATCCTAGTTTCCTTTGAAATCTCTGTGCAATGGGCTATTATTATTCTATAGGAACTTTGAAGGAAACCAAACCTCTAGACAGATTTTTCCGAGATTTATTTCGTTTCTTTGTTTTTTTCCGTGTCATTCAAACCGTTTTGAAGCTTTTATGttgcggtttttttttttttttgcgaaacacaatacaattaaagacgctcatacatacgcgtacacactcacccctatgaacacacacacgcacaccctacccctatgagcacctccaagagactgcgttgaataactgatccggcgggtcttgagattgacgaagtcaccacaggcgcctcgctatcgatggaaacgtcgcctcccactgaagaatattccgcctttatgagacaccaaagtgtcaaatctggaatttgaactctggtgggctgagggtgccactgccctcctaaccatccaaccacgggTTGGTTCTCCAAGAGTCCATGATATACGTTGTTTATATGACacatttgtggattaagaaacaaattcaagtTAGATGCCATAGAATTGTATACTGATATATACTACTACAGGTTTGGACATACAGTCATACACTTAACCCAGCATGTCTCGGTCGATGCACCTGCACTGCGCTCGCCCCAACCTGCTGTATCACCGAAACTGCAAACACCAAAAGATGGCCAAAAGATGAGATCAAACCGTCAGTCAAACAACGACTCGCCCCTCTTTGCTTTGCCTTCCCTTCGCTGCATCCACTAGCCGACGAACTGAAAACCTCCTTTTTTCagtcaaaaaagaaagaaaaggctcTCTTTTGATTTGTGGACGGATGCCCAGGTTACAGCTCTGCACCTCATCTAACCTGCAGCGGCAGAGGCATGGTGGACCGAGCTTTGGCCTCTGGCAAGACCGAACACAGCTCGCCTGGCAACCGATCGAaaccaaatggtgcactttgcacgtTCGAAATGCACCGCGGTGCCGTCTGTCCCGTGACCAGACACAAACACGATCCAGTTCCGACGACCCGTTTCACTCCACTCGCCGGTCGCTCTGCTCTGCTCGCCGCCTTAAAACCCTAACCCCCCATTCACCACCGGCACCACACGCGCAGGCTCAGGCGCACTAGAGCAGCACAGACCACCAGACCGAGGTAGCCGAGTCAAGATGgcggccgccgcgtcgccgccgtgGGTCATCCTGGGGAGCGTGTCGCGGGTGGCGGCCTCCGACGCCGACCTCCCACCGGGCGCCGCCGACCTCTCGCTCGCcctgccggcgccgccgcgcgtcgCGATCCTCACCATCCCGCCGCGCATCTTCCCGGGACGCACCACCCCGCACAACTTCCCGTCCGTGCTCGCCGCCGacgcctccggcctcctcctgctCCACGCCGACCAGGGCCCCGCCACGGGCCCCACCATCATCGACCTCCCCAACCGCCAGGAGTTCTGCTGGCTCCCCACCGTCGCGGGCTACTTCGTGCTCGACGCCAACTCCGCCTCCGCCCTCCCGCTCCCCAACGCCAAGTACATCATGCACCCGGGCCACCTCGGCCTCCTCGCCTCCCCCGCCGGCGACGGCCACTACGTGGTCGCCGAGCTGCAGATGATCCTCGGCGGCGACACCGCCGACATCCTCTGCTTCTCCTCCAAGGTCGGCGAGTGGGTCTTCAAGAAGGTCGCCTACCCGCTGCCGTCCCGCCTGCTCGGCCCCAACGGCGTCGTCTCGCACGCCGGGAGGCTCTGGTGGGTCGACCTCTCCTGGTGCCTCCTCACCGCCGACCCCTTCGCCGACGCGCCGGCGCTCAAGGTCGTCCCGCTTCCGGAGGGCAAGGCGCTCAAGCCCAGGGAGGCCTGGGGGCTGCTCGACAAGTACCGCTGCGTCGGCGTCAGCGCCGGCAAGCTGCGCTTCGTGGACATGTACAGGAACCGCAACGCCGGCGGCGCCGCGCAGATCACCGTGTGGACGCTCGCCGATCCGGACTCCACCGAGTGGACGCTCGAGTGCCAGGCCACCTTCGGGGAGATCTGCGACGACGTCACCTACAAGGCCACTGGTCTGCCGAGGAAGATCCCTGTGCTTGCGCTCATCCACCCCACCAACCCCGACGTCGTCTACTTCTTCCTGGACGAGTACATGCTCGGCGTCGACGTGCGTGCTCGCAAGCTTGTCGAGTGCGAGGTCTACGACCTGGTTGAGCCGCCCACCGAACACGTCGCCACCCGTTTCGTTCACGCTTGGCAGCTGCCACGGGCTCTCTGCTCAGGTAATTCTTCTACTCTGCCTTCTCTGTAGATTCTCCTTGTTGCTTCCTCTAAAAATAAGGATTCTTGTTGCTTCCCCTATATATAAAAAAGGATTCTTGTTGCTTGCTTAGTGATTGCGAAAGGCGTGATTTTGTGAAACATTGTGAGTATGCATGGTGTGTGATATCCCTTACCCAACATTTCTGTTGTGGGAGAGATTAGAGAACAGATGCAAACGTTGGAGGGAATTTCAGGATGTGTTAGTTGTACTCCTAGTTATGTAGACTGTAGGGTTAAAAATTAGGCTTATAGAGTACATCACCTGTAGAGTACATCATCTTGTGTGGGGGATGTATGAATCCTACTAATGAAGCAGATCTATGTTAATTAGTTATTCGGCCAAAATTGGCCTAAGCACATGTCCAATACACCAATATACATgttccccttttcgaaaaaaaacgcaCTGGGTAGGTCTGTATGTTTTGTTTGGCTACTTGCTATGAGTTTATCTTCAAAGTAATTATAAGATCTTTAAGTGCTATGTATGTTCGATTTTCTTTCGAGTGCTTGTTTACAAAGCTTTAGTACATGTCATTGTATACGATTTTGCAATAATATAAGGCATTGTAATCAGTACTTCAATACTAGCTGTAGCCCCATATACAACTATAGTAACCCATGGACATGTGAGTTGCTTGATCTTGTAGCTCATTATGGATTGTACTGCTAGATCAATGGATGCTTCATTCTTAGTTTTCAGTGTCGTTTCATGTATGCTAATATGTCTCTCGTAAGGCTGTACATTTGGCTAACTAATTTGTCTGCTGTTAGCTGGGCCTAACACTACCACTGAGTTCTAACTTAGATACTTGATTTAACATTGCCAATAATTTTCTTTGCAAAGCACCGTGCTAACTAAGCCAGTGCTAGATAAGTGAAATGTGTTTAAGGTATTCCATTCATGTGTTTCATGTGGTTCCTTGAGTAAGATGCATCTCAAACATTTAAGTTATATTTTTCCAAAGATACTGCTTACTACTTCACTACATATACATGCACATTTCTGACTGAATTGTCTCCAAGGTTCAATATAAGTATTTGGCTTGTTGAAACATAGCATCCTTCTTGAATTGTACCTAGGATCATGTGCCATTTTTGCTTTCAAGACATGCAAATGGTCCGATTTGTTATGCATATATAGTGAATCATCTGGTAGGCAAAAGTACCACATTGAGCAAGCCTATTGAAGTGAATTGCCAAATgagttatttttatttatttcatacATTTGGTTGAAGGCACATTATGTTTCTTGACACTTTGTTGTGTTTCACTGAATAGTGTATACATGCAAATGTCTCATTAAATTATTTTAGGAGTTCCTGTTTCGATTTGAATGTTTCATCAGATTCCATGATTAATAGCGACTTCCTTAAATCTAGTATCTTTGTTTGTAGAACTGGATAGTTGGTAGCAGAATCTTTTTGGTATGTGCCTGCTCCTTCTATTTTTATTAGGTCCAGTTTTAGGTGTGACAAAGTTTTGTAGTCATGAATCGGCTATTTAACCTACTAGTACAGTAGTACTACCAACTTGTTGTATCTGTTTGTCTATAACCCATACATGCAGCATAGATCAAATAGACTGAAGCCTTTATTCCTTGGCTAATTTTAATATGCTCTGCCCTTTGAAGGTTCTACAAAGGAGACTGAAGATGGCGTGAATGAAGATCCGCGAGACGAAAATGGAGAATAAGCACTAGCTGCGGTTAACTTCTTAACAGGTTACGTCAATTAAGTTGTATATATGTCCATTAACCAATCTAAGTGTCTCTTCTTCCAACACATACGGTGGcctgacacacacacacacttcatTTGTCGCAGGTAGTTGAAGTAATATATCAAATTATCAGGTGGCAACGGGCGTCTTCTGGGATATGGCGGAAACGTTTTGCTTGCTTTTTCACTGTTTTAGTTCAGACGTCGGTAGTTCTTGTCTTAAAAATTTATGGCTATGTTGATTCACCAACTTGGCTCTGAACTAAAGGGATTTTGGTGAATGTAATACTATATTGTTATGTTTCTATCTCTTGTCCGTGACTAAATTATTGTGAAGGTTTTACCTTGTTAGCTCGGTGAATTCGTTTACTTTTTCTGGGTCGATCAGTGATTTCTTCCTTTGCGCAACATGTTAGATTTCCAGATGTAACTATATAGCAGATTCACGGTGATTGTCTTCGATGGCCCTCCGAAGAGCAAAATCCATCTGATTGAACTTGGGCTCAAGTTCCAGTTAATACTTTCTCTTAGAACTAATCTGGTTTCTAATCTGGTTTGTATGAGAGCGGAACTAATCTGATTTCTAATCTGGTTTGTATGAGAGCCCCAATTCTTCAGGACAGCTCAAGTTTCAGCCCCAATCCTCTCTTCTTCTTACCTCTGTCATCCCACATTGTGTTCGTCCACTCCAGCCTCTTTATTCTAGGTTTTATTGTCGCATTGCCCCACACAATGGTCGGTCTCAACTTCATCAGACACAAAAGTTTCTGGAAGTAGTCATCTTCGCCTCAACTTaagatccagttgtgaagaatgcaagCAAGAACGAATGTGACTTGGGCCTCTTAAGCGTCGAACGGCTTTTTGTCAAGGAGCTTGAACCTATTCTTCAAAGGAGCAATTGCCCTCTCAATGGTGACGCTAAAGCTAGAGTGTCTGAGATTGAACAATTGTTTTGCATTCAGCGGTCTGTTCCTTGCAATGAACTCGTTGAGATGGTGCTTTGTTTTCCTAAAGGGTGGTAGAATCCGAGGTCAACATGCATATCCATCATCTTCTAGGTAGAATTTACCATCATGGATTTCAACCCATCAACCCTAGACAAGCTATCAGCAAGAATACCTGCATCATGAGAAGATCCTTCCCAACTAGCAACCACATATGTGAACTTTGGGCCGAAATCCACAccaggtaacacattctggctagTGTAGTGCTGCCTTCCCTCAAGAAAGAAGAATAAACTCTCCACACCCTAGTTGttacatgagtaccatcaatcgTCCCAAATACAATCATGTCAAGCAACGGACATAGAGTCATGTTTCTAACCATAGCACTCGTATGATGAAATGAAAGTAGAGAAATAGTGCTCACCATGAAATATGGTCACCATTTGCAAATATTTTTTTATCTTGGGAGATGTCCGACCACTTGGTGGCTTGATCATTTCTTCTCTAAGCTCTCCAAGTGCAAACAACACATGCTTGAAGTATCGAGAAGCAGTCTCCATTGATGCCATGAATGTTCTATGGATCAATTtaaacctctggttatgacccacGACATGAAGAAACATGGAAACTTGCTCTTCCACTGAGATGTGGATGCTATCCTGAAGCAGCCCTCTTTCCCTGAATGTTTTCATACGTGCATAGAAAAGGGCTCTTGTCATCCGAAGCATTTGGGCAACCTCTACAGCATTGCAGTTGTAGGTGTATTTAAGGTTTGCTATCCTCTCATGATCGCGTGTTAACATACGACCGTAGGTGAGACGAGGAAAGGCAACATGCCTAACTACTCTCTTATGTAGAAGAAGGATTCATGTT contains:
- the LOC124663715 gene encoding uncharacterized protein LOC124663715, coding for MAAAASPPWVILGSVSRVAASDADLPPGAADLSLALPAPPRVAILTIPPRIFPGRTTPHNFPSVLAADASGLLLLHADQGPATGPTIIDLPNRQEFCWLPTVAGYFVLDANSASALPLPNAKYIMHPGHLGLLASPAGDGHYVVAELQMILGGDTADILCFSSKVGEWVFKKVAYPLPSRLLGPNGVVSHAGRLWWVDLSWCLLTADPFADAPALKVVPLPEGKALKPREAWGLLDKYRCVGVSAGKLRFVDMYRNRNAGGAAQITVWTLADPDSTEWTLECQATFGEICDDVTYKATGLPRKIPVLALIHPTNPDVVYFFLDEYMLGVDVRARKLVECEVYDLVEPPTEHVATRFVHAWQLPRALCSGSTKETEDGVNEDPRDENGE